Proteins found in one Nostoc sp. NIES-3756 genomic segment:
- a CDS encoding cation:proton antiporter, with protein sequence MQEDFRLIVDLVLVFAVAAGGGLLAALLKQPVLLGYLIGGMVIGPAGLGLIKEVIQVETLAQFGVAFLLFALGVEFSFAELKKVKAIALGGGGLQIALTILITVVVCGLTGAWGTLPAKGVFLGSILSLSSTAVVLKCLMERNETETPHGQVMLGILVVQDLALGLMLAVLPALHEPGEVIGVAVLTALVRIGLFAAGAVVAGIWLIPPLLRLLARTESRELFLLGVVALCLGIALLTESLGLSIEMGAFVAGLMISEVEYADQTLTYVEPLRDIFASLFFAAIGMLIDPVFLLQNIELILGLVALVFLGKFLIITPLVKFFRYPLKTALIVGLGLAQIGEFSFVLASEGQALGLVSRRIYLLILGTTAVTLMLTPFVLRLVPSLFNFAESIPWLKPYIAGEGQALDVSEDLPFKDHVVVCGYGRVGQNLVKLLQQHNFPVVVIDQSESRIQQVRDAGIPYVYGNCVSFHVLETAGVNHAKGMAIALPDPMSTRLCVKRALELCPEIDLVVRATQDKNIELLYQLGAKEVVQPEFEASIEMATHFLTDLGWTPGLLQQEMQQLRSDHYLDFRPERNANEVSRHLQDATQDLNRRWYPLPADSPLIGMTLEEADMRYLTGVSLMAIRRANAEEIDYPNNQTKLEAGDRLLVVGAKEEIAALEEFAQGKLAVPDKTSACQWVTVEAKSLILGKTLKDLLLEPQSGIKIQAIRRDGKFIRSPNENTDFRNGDQVLLCGSLPSLNQIQPLFAVVSDVSLSIPVVKAKETEIVKERG encoded by the coding sequence GTGCAAGAAGATTTTAGATTAATTGTTGATTTAGTGTTAGTTTTCGCCGTTGCTGCTGGTGGCGGGTTGTTGGCGGCGCTGCTGAAACAACCTGTGCTGCTGGGCTATCTCATCGGCGGAATGGTCATCGGCCCGGCTGGGCTGGGGCTAATTAAAGAGGTGATTCAGGTTGAGACTCTGGCACAGTTCGGGGTCGCCTTCTTGTTATTCGCCTTGGGTGTGGAGTTTTCCTTTGCTGAGTTAAAAAAAGTAAAGGCGATCGCACTCGGTGGTGGGGGTTTACAAATTGCCTTAACCATCCTGATCACTGTGGTCGTGTGTGGGTTGACTGGTGCTTGGGGAACCTTACCCGCCAAAGGTGTGTTCCTGGGGTCAATTCTCTCCCTCTCCTCTACAGCCGTCGTCCTCAAATGCTTGATGGAACGCAACGAAACGGAAACCCCCCACGGGCAAGTGATGCTGGGGATTCTGGTAGTGCAGGACTTGGCGCTGGGATTGATGCTGGCTGTGTTACCCGCCTTGCACGAACCAGGGGAAGTAATTGGCGTTGCCGTCCTTACAGCTTTGGTGAGAATTGGCTTATTTGCGGCTGGGGCTGTGGTAGCGGGGATATGGCTTATTCCCCCTCTATTGAGGCTTTTAGCCCGCACAGAAAGCCGAGAACTATTCTTATTGGGTGTAGTGGCGCTGTGTTTGGGTATTGCCCTGCTGACAGAATCTTTGGGACTATCCATTGAAATGGGGGCGTTTGTGGCAGGGTTGATGATATCCGAGGTGGAATACGCCGACCAAACCCTGACCTATGTAGAACCACTACGCGATATTTTTGCTAGTTTATTCTTTGCAGCGATCGGGATGTTAATTGACCCGGTGTTTCTGTTGCAGAATATAGAGTTAATTCTGGGTTTGGTGGCGTTAGTTTTCCTGGGTAAGTTCCTGATTATCACTCCTTTAGTAAAATTCTTCCGTTATCCATTGAAAACCGCCTTAATTGTTGGGTTGGGACTGGCGCAGATTGGGGAGTTCTCCTTTGTGTTAGCCAGTGAAGGACAAGCTTTAGGGTTGGTTTCCCGGCGCATATATTTACTAATTTTGGGAACCACAGCCGTCACATTGATGCTCACCCCGTTTGTGTTACGGTTAGTCCCATCATTATTTAACTTTGCCGAATCAATTCCTTGGCTCAAACCCTACATCGCTGGAGAAGGTCAGGCATTAGATGTATCAGAAGACCTACCATTTAAAGATCATGTAGTAGTTTGCGGTTATGGGCGAGTCGGGCAAAATTTAGTGAAGTTATTGCAGCAACACAATTTCCCTGTAGTCGTCATTGACCAATCAGAAAGCCGCATTCAACAAGTACGGGATGCGGGAATCCCTTATGTATACGGTAATTGTGTCAGTTTTCATGTACTAGAAACGGCTGGTGTGAATCATGCCAAAGGAATGGCGATCGCACTTCCTGACCCCATGAGTACCCGCCTGTGTGTGAAACGGGCTTTGGAACTATGTCCCGAAATAGATTTAGTTGTTCGCGCCACCCAGGACAAAAACATTGAATTGCTGTATCAACTGGGAGCAAAGGAAGTAGTCCAGCCAGAGTTTGAAGCTAGTATCGAAATGGCAACGCATTTCTTAACAGACTTGGGTTGGACACCAGGTCTATTACAACAAGAAATGCAGCAACTCCGCAGCGATCATTACTTAGATTTTCGCCCGGAACGCAACGCTAATGAGGTTTCCCGCCACCTACAGGACGCGACGCAAGATTTAAACCGCCGTTGGTATCCCTTACCAGCCGATTCTCCTCTCATTGGCATGACTTTAGAGGAAGCAGATATGCGCTACTTAACAGGCGTAAGCTTGATGGCAATCCGCCGTGCAAATGCTGAGGAGATTGATTATCCCAATAATCAAACCAAATTAGAAGCAGGCGATCGCTTGTTGGTTGTCGGTGCGAAAGAGGAAATAGCTGCCTTAGAGGAATTTGCCCAAGGTAAATTAGCTGTCCCAGACAAGACTAGCGCTTGTCAGTGGGTGACAGTCGAGGCTAAATCCCTCATTTTGGGTAAAACTCTCAAAGATTTGCTCCTAGAACCGCAAAGCGGCATCAAAATACAGGCGATACGGCGAGACGGTAAATTTATTCGCTCCCCCAATGAAAATACAGACTTCCGCAACGGCGACCAAGTTCTACTGTGTGGTAGCCTACCAAGTCTGAATCAAATACAACCATTATTTGCTGTGGTAAGTGATGTA